The Cryptomeria japonica chromosome 9, Sugi_1.0, whole genome shotgun sequence DNA segment AAACTTTTCCACCCCATactattttttgtcaaaatttaaGGAACATCCCTGAGACATCAATTAACTTGTAGGGTATGTTAAGAGATAGGTAGGGGTGTCTAGACATCCCTCATCTATCCCAAGGGTAACTAACCATCCCTTAACATGCCTAGAGACATTTTAGTTAATTTTTAAAAGAAAACGTACAATCTTTCAATGATTGTTCAGTTTATGATATGCCCACATAATATTTACATAAAATATGAAAATGGTATATGCCATGAAGGTTTATGTGGATCTAAAGGTCTTCATTTGGGCTTGGTTGTGGAGAGTTTGCCCCTCGATCCCACCATGTATTCTGATAGGGAATGCACTAGGAGTGCTATCCCTTAGCCTTGTTGGAGGAATTTCTCCCAAACCACCATGAGGGATGTCGCCCCTAAACTCGCATCAAACTATTAGTCTAGGCAAGTAATACATCAATGATGAATCATAATACTAAAATGtacaaaatacattttttttattgtaaatatTTTCATCTTCATAGTGAAATTCATAATCAAGGATTATCTTATTCCATACATTTAAAGACAACTTATTTAGTATACAAGGACTGTCTTTGGAAAGGTTGACATGCTACAATAATTATATTCTTGAATGTGAGTTAAGCCATAGTTGGGAGGAAATAACATTTTCatagtgcaaaaatatatcaagcaTGCCCTACATAGAGAACTCATAGAATAATTCCAATATCACAACTTAGATCAAACTAGaacataactagttatatttttacttaatcattcCTCTTTGATTATGAGTTTGGCAGCAAAACATGTAGCCTTGAAGGTTTTAGAAACTAAATAATAATAAATCCCTCACACTTCAATATACACACTAGCTCAGCGTGTCTTTATGAACTCATGctcatatgtatatataaatagaaTCATAAGTATTATTAGTCAATTACCTATATTCGAAGAGATTCTATGATGCCTATGATGAGTGCTTTATCAATTAttatatgaatatttaaaattttcttatatatttaaattttccttatttttaaaatagttttcccTTGTCATCCCCTAAAAATCCTAGTACCTTACCCTTCCCATCCCAAAATCTTGGGGGAACATAGCAGTTGTCAAATTCAAAGTTTATGAATGTATAGGGTTTCATCACATGATCAATTTTAATTACCACAGACATTCTTTGTTCACTAAGCATTATTGAGATTAGAAAATAATAGTTACAATAACAAAGTAAAAATATTATTCCAACCACATTATTCACAATAATCACATTCAAAATTCATAGACAGTACACATTAATCCTTTCAGTAGTCCTATTCATAATTTTTTATAGGAATAATCCtctaatgaaataaaaaataaacaactaTAAAAATAGTACTTTCTATCCATCCAAAAACCAtcaagtataataacaatatacatcaaacaacaataaaaaattgaaAGTGTGTAATATCTTCTAATTAGATGATACACACATCCCACTACTACACAactataatttttttagtattttatatGTATTTAGCTGAATGATACGCTCAAAGTTGACATCATGCATCCCTTACTAGATGTTCTTTCTCCTCGGGTTCTATGCATATTATGGCATGGCCACTTTACAGAAGATCTTTAGAGATGGCATAAGGAACATATTACATGACTCGCCAATTAATGTGTACCATACCACAATCATTCATAACTTAAGGATTTAATAATCACTCAAAATCATAAGTCTTATAACACTCTCTATCAAGGGAGAAAAGTAATAAGGATCTACTTGGTTGAATATTGGGTTGGTCTATATGGATGTACCTAAAGGGTGTAATGGAGTATAAATCCTCTAAAACTAACTATTCATATTTGGTTGCATGGTTGGAACTTTTTGTAGAGGAGCACACAAATGTTTTACTTCTTGTTTTGGGTCTTCGATGCTATATATACTAGCCATTTGCAAAACTATTATTTATGGAATCTCTACTTAGAGAGATATTTGTTTCCAAACTATTTATATAAACTTAtgtacaaattttatttctttttgtaggcATGGTTGGAGTTTTGAGTGTTTCTTTACGTTATAGTTATACTCACACAATAGTATGGTCATGGCTAGAGTGAGATATTAAATTATAGAGTGAGATATTAAATTATAGGCATTTTATTAATAATTCTAATATTCATAAATTACTTTAATTTTGGTGTTTTTATTCATGATAAGGTTTGGTTTTAGCTTTAGTATTTCATAGATAGTTCAAATGTATTGTAAAAATATGGGTGTACAAATTTTAATACAAAAGTGATagaaggttaaaaaaaaaaaagcataaaaatgtcatagaaaATATGGGTAGTTTTGATACATGGTAAAATAAGAAGTAATTTAAAACTGAAAGTATTATTGAAAGgaacattaataataaaatatcgAGAGTTAGAAATGGAATAGATGTATTATTTAGTATCTGAATTCTTATGCTAATCATCATTTTGAACCACATAAAATGTTTTCTTGGATAAAGACTTACTACAAACTAGTGTTAAAACTTGATGGAATGGTTATACAACCAATAAGACTAACTAAGCAAGCTCAAGTCCCATAAAATAATTTATCATAAACATTTGGAATAATATCCATCCATATTAATAATAATATCTATATTTATTATAATACCTCAATAAATAATACTTGATATACTTTCTAAAAGAAGTTATTTAAAAGTAAATTGAAAACATGTTATTAATTTAATAACAAACaatctaaaataaaattaaactcgCATTACTTATATATACAAATTTAATTAGCTTATTGTAAGTTTCGAAATAAAATTTTAAAAGGTCCTtaaaatcatatttgcatattattatacttaaagaaaaataatatttatcatttgttgtattcttttacaaactaattttgtagatatataattattctattttttttatttaaacatTATTTCTACTAAATTTATATTGAGTTAAATTTGTATTTACATACTatacttaaaaaaataattatagttATCATCTCTTGTATTTTTTCCAACAAATTTTGTAGATATGTATTTATTCTACAATTTTTAATTTAAACATTATTTCTACTAAATTTATATTGGTttagaattgtatttgcatattatactaataaaaataataatacttatcatctttattttttttacaataaaTTTTGTAGATATgtaatttttctacaattttttatttaaacAAGATTTCTTGTAAATTTCTTTTGGATTAAAATTGTATTtacatattaaaattaaaaaattagtaaTACTTGTCATCTATCATAATTTTTACAACAAATTTTgtagatataattattctatatttatttttatttaaacttAATTTCTAATAAATTTATATTGTGTTTGTAGTTGGTATTGAGGAAGTCAAATATCGTGTGACTGAACTTCTAGATATGAAAAGTCAGTCAATCAAGGCAGTGGTTATTTATGGGCAAGGTGGGATAGGTAAAACAACATTAGCCACTGCAATTTTCAACAAACTGGACCTACAAAACTACAAATTTTGCAGAGTTGATATAGAGCAGAATTGTTCAGAGGCTGATCTTAAGTTGCTCCAACAACAAATTTTAAAAGATCTTTATGCCCGTTATATTCAATTAAGAAATTTGAATGAAGGCCGGGAAGTGTTATCTAAGGATTTTAAAGAATGCTCCTCTAAACCTGTCTTCATTTTTCTTGACAATGCACTAAGAGAAAGTGACCTAGAAAAACTGTTGCCTATAAGTGACTTGGCGTTCCTTCCAGCACAGAGCAGGATTCTTTTAACAACTAGAAACCTGAACGAGACTCAAATAATTCGGCAAGCAAAAATTGAATTCCTTTATTACCGTGTAGCTTCTCTTCAACAAGAAGATGCACGGAAACTCTTCTGTGAGTTTGCTTTAGAGAATGACCAAACAAGTTTTGACGCCACCATAGATGTTGAGGGCCTCCTTCAAATATGCCAAGGAATTCCACTGGTTCTAAAAATTGCTGGAGCAAACTTACGTGCACATGCTCAGAACATACAAACTTTAAGGGACACAGTTGAATATCTCAAGACATGGCTGTTGCAAGGAGCAGAGAACGAGTTAAGTGAACGAATGGTTGACTTTGTATATAATCAATTGAAGCCCTCATGTAAAGAGGTGTTTCTTGACATAGTGTTCTTCTTTACTAATTGGAAGCGAGACCAGGTGGCCTATACTGTTGGAGAGACAGAGTTTGAAGAGCTTGAAAGGGCTGCACTTGTAAATGTGACGAATGGCAAAGTGAATGTTCACGATATAGTGAAAGCACGAGGGAGAATGCTGTCATCAATAGATGGGGAGAGAATCACTGACCTACAGTCTCTCTCGGATGTTCTTGatgatgaagaggtatgttttcTCTTTATATAAAATAAAAGACTCACCAGTCCAAAATTGCTATATATCTTCATTTGACCAGTTTTAGAGAAAATTTAGAATATCAATTAATGTTCTATATTTAAATGTATGTTTGAACTACAGACATGTTTTTTCCTTTTTTGCAGAGGATAAAGAAAACGAAGGGAATTGCTCTTGACTGGGAATCATTCGAACTGGAGGGACGTCGTCTTAACTTAATGAAGAGATCTTTAAGAGTTTTAATCTTGACAGGATCAACAAAAATAGTAAATGGAGAATGCAAAGGAACCTTTGAAAACCTAAGGTTGCTCAAGATCGATAGCTTTAATCATTCATTTATGGATGTCAATAAACATCGGAGATTGGCAGGATTCATTTTGTCGCCCGGCGGATGCATTGAATTTGACGAGGTAAACTCTACAaactctttttgattttttttttcattttctttataagtttccttaatttatttatgtttttcttgGGACACTGCTAATTAAAAACAATGAAATTGTTTTGCAGTTCGCCGGCATCTTCCCATCTTCATTGAAATATATGTACATAGAAGGTGCTACATTAGTTAATCTTACCACCACCCTTTCCCAAATTCAGTCTTTGCGTTCTCTAACATTGCGGAGCTGTATAGGGTTTGATAGCCTGCCAGACAGTTTTTGCAATTTATCTTCTTTAAATGAATTGGATTTAAGGCTTTGTTCCAGCTTGGTGAGCCTTCCTGACAGTTTTGGCAATTTATATGGTTTGGTAAACTTAAATTTAAACAAATGTAGCCACCTCTCTGTGCTGCCAGAAAGTTTCGGAAATCTCGCTTCTCTGGAGTGCTTGGTGTTGTATCACTGTCAGAAGCTCTCGAATCTACCTCGAAATTTTGGTCAGCTGAAGTGTTTAAAATTTGTGAGCATACATGGATGCAGGGCATTACAGAGCCTCTCTGATGATTTCGAATGTTTGAGTTCACTAATTGCTGTCAAGGCTTCAGAATGTCCTCAACTTGAGGAAAATACAATGGACAAGTTAGCTAAGGTGAAGGGATTGATGATTGTGGATATATATCGAAGCCCTCTGTTGAAAGAGCGGTGGGAACAAGTGAAGGGGCAATACTCTTTGGCAGTATTGGAGTACGGACTACTGGTAAGCGTTGTAATGCATTTTCTTGTGCTTAATTTAGAATTTTATTTCACTGGTTATGCTCATCTTGGATCTTAATTGAGGGTCTTCGTTGCATTGTAGGGTGAGATGTATGAAATAGAGTACCCATATGAAGATGTAATGTGTAGAGCATTTTTGCACAGCGAGTCAAAATTCGTGCATGTTGATGACAATGGGCAGCTCGTGGAATCGCCTAGTCCGGCGGATGGGGTAAAGCTGTGGCTCTTGTTGAAGGAGTGCGATGTGAATGTGAGATattcagcatcatcatcatcaaatagcaGATGTTGGGAATCAGTGAAGAAGAAATGGGAGGAGTTGGTGGGTTCGGAGGGTGGGCAAATTATTTATGTGGATATGGGAGGGTCATGGGAGGAAAGGGAAACGCGTGTTCAGCAAGCTCTCCCCCATTTGCCCAACGGCACTTGTGCCTGGATTGCTCCTGACAACAGGGCAAGGCTATCGTTTGCCTATTCCGTGCAGCATTATTACACAAAACATTTCGCAGTGAGCAGGGAGGCCGAAAAGGGGGTTGAGAATTGTATCGTGAGCACATCAATATGTGTGGATGAAGAGGAAAGGAGGCGGCTCGATGACCTCAAATTCATACTCCCCGACCTTCCTAATACACCTCCTTTTGAAAAAACTGACTACAAAAACTTTTCTGACCAATTACTCTCCCCTATTGTGGAAGCAAGGAGGTTTGTGTTTCCTTCATTAACCATCTCTTTTATTGTATCGTTCTAGTGACATTATGGACCGGGCTTTCTACCAGGCCATTAATTGTGTATAAAAATTCAATACAAAGACAAAGTTGTGCGCAATTATTCTCCCTTCTTTTCAAGCCTTGGATTTTGTATGATGGTGGCTTCCAAAAAAATTTCATCCCAAAGAAGCCCTTAATTTTATTTCCGAATTGTATTGAGCATTTTAAAAATTTGcattatttgatttcctatcaaatACATATTTGGAATAGAGAGAAAATGATATtttaatgaaattaattttaaatgaatatgataaataaTACAATCTGATTAATTTTAGTTATAGTTATTATA contains these protein-coding regions:
- the LOC131078099 gene encoding disease resistance protein RUN1 translates to MGNTSCCCSCSPSQQDYQDVINHLEVVQEISHIDELISYIDQLLNAIDQGRVNSTAGLSKTNRVGSSINSAGGLLEKVLKRSHSHVCKRDIVPNLNRETGKLAIDITKQAAHIQWVGIALSVVSFVLERIEQVSSNRDECIQLLRYMCNLAKYIKQLDDHLAQEKLNRIIRFIVEGSLLCISQMQSHALSKFFAAPVAADDLRRLQAELGHEYSELTLEAVIAVLNRSAEVLNRIPVVLPPSQGTYPQAVGIEEVKYRVTELLDMKSQSIKAVVIYGQGGIGKTTLATAIFNKLDLQNYKFCRVDIEQNCSEADLKLLQQQILKDLYARYIQLRNLNEGREVLSKDFKECSSKPVFIFLDNALRESDLEKLLPISDLAFLPAQSRILLTTRNLNETQIIRQAKIEFLYYRVASLQQEDARKLFCEFALENDQTSFDATIDVEGLLQICQGIPLVLKIAGANLRAHAQNIQTLRDTVEYLKTWLLQGAENELSERMVDFVYNQLKPSCKEVFLDIVFFFTNWKRDQVAYTVGETEFEELERAALVNVTNGKVNVHDIVKARGRMLSSIDGERITDLQSLSDVLDDEERIKKTKGIALDWESFELEGRRLNLMKRSLRVLILTGSTKIVNGECKGTFENLRLLKIDSFNHSFMDVNKHRRLAGFILSPGGCIEFDEFAGIFPSSLKYMYIEGATLVNLTTTLSQIQSLRSLTLRSCIGFDSLPDSFCNLSSLNELDLRLCSSLVSLPDSFGNLYGLVNLNLNKCSHLSVLPESFGNLASLECLVLYHCQKLSNLPRNFGQLKCLKFVSIHGCRALQSLSDDFECLSSLIAVKASECPQLEENTMDKLAKVKGLMIVDIYRSPLLKERWEQVKGQYSLAVLEYGLLGEMYEIEYPYEDVMCRAFLHSESKFVHVDDNGQLVESPSPADGVKLWLLLKECDVNVRYSASSSSNSRCWESVKKKWEELVGSEGGQIIYVDMGGSWEERETRVQQALPHLPNGTCAWIAPDNRARLSFAYSVQHYYTKHFAVSREAEKGVENCIVSTSICVDEEERRRLDDLKFILPDLPNTPPFEKTDYKNFSDQLLSPIVEARRFVFPSLTISFIVSF